A region from the Streptomyces tsukubensis genome encodes:
- a CDS encoding TIGR01777 family oxidoreductase, which produces MAFMRIAVSGSTGLIGRALVHSLRSDGHEVVTLVRRPARTGDEVRWDPHRGQVDTAGLVGCDAVVNLAGAGVGDHRWTAAYRKEIRDSRVLGNAALADAVTSLDTPPRVLLCGSAVGYYGDTGGRAVDESAPAGSGFLPEVCVEWEAAADPARKAGIRTVFARTGLVVARSGGAWGRMFPLFKAGLGGRLGDGRQYWSFISLHDEVAALRHLLDTASLSGPVNCTAPEPLTNREITAAMSRAVHRPALFTVPRFALRAALGGMASDVLASTRAVPRKLLDSGFTFAFPGIDAAITAALSGPDPTTPDR; this is translated from the coding sequence ATGGCCTTTATGAGGATCGCGGTCTCCGGCTCCACCGGACTCATCGGCAGGGCACTCGTCCACTCCCTGCGCTCCGACGGCCACGAGGTGGTCACCCTGGTGCGCAGACCGGCGCGGACCGGGGACGAGGTGCGCTGGGATCCGCACCGGGGACAGGTCGACACGGCGGGTCTGGTCGGCTGCGATGCCGTGGTCAACCTCGCGGGTGCGGGGGTGGGCGACCACCGCTGGACGGCCGCGTACCGCAAGGAAATCCGCGACAGCCGGGTCCTGGGCAATGCGGCGCTCGCCGATGCCGTCACCTCTCTGGACACCCCGCCGCGGGTGCTGCTCTGCGGCAGCGCCGTGGGCTACTACGGGGACACCGGCGGCCGTGCGGTCGACGAGAGCGCCCCCGCGGGGTCGGGCTTCCTGCCGGAGGTCTGCGTGGAGTGGGAGGCGGCGGCGGACCCGGCGCGGAAGGCGGGCATCCGTACCGTCTTCGCCCGCACCGGGCTGGTGGTGGCGCGCAGCGGCGGCGCCTGGGGCCGGATGTTCCCGCTGTTCAAGGCCGGTCTCGGCGGACGGCTGGGCGACGGCCGGCAGTACTGGAGCTTTATCTCGCTGCACGACGAGGTGGCGGCGCTGCGGCACCTCCTCGATACGGCTTCCCTGTCCGGTCCGGTGAACTGCACGGCGCCCGAACCGCTGACCAACCGTGAGATCACGGCGGCGATGTCCCGCGCGGTGCACCGCCCGGCCCTGTTCACGGTCCCCCGGTTCGCGCTGCGCGCCGCGCTGGGCGGGATGGCGTCCGACGTCCTGGCCAGCACCCGTGCGGTCCCCCGCAAACTGCTGGACTCGGGCTTCACGTTCGCCTTCCCCGGTATCGACGCGGCGATCACGGCGGCCCTCAGCGGCCCGGACCCGACGACGCCGGACCGCTAG